One region of Ictalurus furcatus strain D&B chromosome 17, Billie_1.0, whole genome shotgun sequence genomic DNA includes:
- the LOC128621762 gene encoding uncharacterized protein LOC128621762 gives MAKAGISVDQDQFICPVCLDLLKDPVTTPCGHNYCKVCINGCWDQEDLKGVYGCPQCRETFTPRPVLRRNNMLVEVLEKLKKTELHAASPAHCYSGPGDVECDSCTGRKHKAVKSCLVCLASYCEDHLKPHFQSPAFKKHKLVEACAELQEKICSQHDKLLEIYCHTDQSFICYLCTMDQHQGHDTVAAKAERTKKQNEVKKEQMKSQQRIQEKQEKVQELKQTVGTIKRRSQAAVDESERIFTELISSMEKRRSEVKELIRAQEKAELSRAERLLKQLEQEIADLKRRVTELEQLSHTHDHIHFLKSFPSLCVSPGSEDSPSFTVNQHLSFDGVRKSLSDLKKQVEEICEEEFTKIRPQAAAVQMILLSEPESREDFLQYFCYLTLDPNTVHHQLILSEKNRVVKRSWTDQQYSDQPERFDTWSQVLCKESVCGRCYWEVEWSGFGGVYISVSYKEISRKGLGDECLFGYNSQSWSLECSSSSVIFRHNNVETELRGPVSSRIGVYVDHSAGTLFFYSVSDTMRLLHRVHTTFTQPLYAGFWLDYDLTVRLCDSKTFRNTWTLILEKAKVENSVSSAVSECRKMANISVNLFTCPVCLDLLEDPVTIPCGRSFCKVCINGCWNQEDVKGVYSCPQCTETFSSRPVLRRNSMLAEKLKLLKEAAPQAVSPAHRYAGPGDVECDSCIGRKRKAVNTCMECLASYCEDHLKPHYQVPAFKKHKLAEPCAELQEKICSQHAKLIEVYCRTDQSLICCSCMMDEHKGHDMVQAETEITKKQNELQEEQRKTEKRIQEKQEKVQELKQTVGTIKMRSQAAVDESEKIFTELISSLEKKRSEVKELIRAQEKAELSRAERLLKQLEQEIADITRRVTELEQISHTHDHIHFLKRFLSLCVSPGSENSPSFTVNQHLSFDGVKKSLSDLKKQLEEICEEEFTKIRPQVSAVQVILPSQPKRGEDFLHYFCNLTLDPNTVHPYLILSEENRAVTHSNTNQQYFDDPERFECWFQVLCKESVSERCYWEVEWSGRVSISVSYKEISRKGRADECGFGCNSQSWSLECSSSSVSFRHNNIETKLRGPASSRIGVYVDHSAGTLSFYSISDTMRLLHRVQTTFTQPLYAGFLIDCKSTVRFCDSKFCKSV, from the exons ATGGCAAAGGCTGGCATTTCAGTAGATCAGGATCAGTTCAtctgtccagtgtgtctggaTCTGCTGAAGGATCCAGTGACTACTCCCTGTGGTCACAATTActgtaaggtgtgtattaatggcTGCTGGGATCAGGAGGATCTGAAGGGCGTCTACGGCTGCCCCCAGTGTAGAGAGACTTTCACTCCAAGGCCTGTTCTACGCAGGAACAACATGCTGGTTGAAGTGttggagaaactgaagaagactGAACTCCATgctgcttctcctgctcactgttactctggacctggagatgtggagtgtgattcCTGCACcgggagaaaacacaaagccgTCAAGTCCTGTCTGGTGTGTCTGGCCTCCTATTGTGAAGATCATCTTAAACCTCACTTTCAGTCTCCTGCCTTTAAGAAGCACAAGTTAGTTGAAGCCTGTGCAGAGCTCCAGGAGAAGATCTGCTCTcaacatgacaaactgctcGAGATCTACTGTCATACTGACCAAAGCTTCATCTGTTACTTGTGTACGATGGATCAGCACCAAGGCCATGATACGGTTGCAGCTAAAGCAGAAAGAACTaaaaaacag AATGAGGTAAAGAAGGAGCagatgaaatcccagcagagGATCCAGGAGAAGCAGGAGAAGGTTCAGGAGCTGAAACAGACTGTGGGCACTATTAAG aggCGTTCACAGGCAGCAGTAGATGAGAGTGAGAGGATCTTTACTGAGCTGATCAGCTCCATGGAGAAAAGGCGCTCGGAGGTGAAGGAGttgatcagagctcaggagaaagCTGAACTGAGTCGCGCTGAACGACTCCTGaagcaactggagcaggagattGCTGATCTTAagaggagagtcactgagctggagcagctttcacacacacacgatcacatcCACTTCCTCAAG AGTTTCccgtctctctgtgtttctcctggATCTGAGGACTCACCCAGCTTCACTGTCAatcaacatctctcatttgatggagtgaggAAATCTCTCTCAGATCTGAAAAAACAGGTCGAGGAAATCTGTGAGGAGGAATTCACCAAAATCCGTCCACAAg ctgcagcagttcaGATGATTTTACTCTCAGAACCAGAGAGCAGAGAAGATTTCCTGCAat atttctgttatctgactctggatcccaaCACAGTACATCATCAACTCATTCTGTCTGAGAAGAACAGAGTGGTGAAGCGCAGCTGGACAGATCAGCAATACTCTGATCAACCGGAGAGATTTGACACCTGGTCTCAGGTGTTgtgtaaggagagtgtgtgtggacgctgttactgggaggtggagtggagcgGTTTTGGTGGTGTGTACATATCAGTCTCATATAAAGAGATTAGCAGGAAAGGGCTGGGTGATGAGTGTTTGTTTGGATACAACAGTCAGTCCTGGAGTCTGGAGtgttcttcttcctctgtcATTTTCCGCCACAACAACGTTGAGACTGAGCTCCGAGGTCCAGTAtcctccagaataggagtgtatgtggatcacagtgcaggaactctgttcttctacagcgtctctgacacgatgaggctcctccacagagtccacaccacattcactcagcctctatacGCTGGGTTCTGGCTAGATTATGACTTGACTGTGAGATTATGTGATTcgaaa ACGTTCCGGAACACCTGGACGCTCATTTTAGAGAAAGCGAAAGTGGAAAACTCAGTCTCTTCCGCAGTGTCCGAGTGCAGGAAAATGGCCAATATTTCAGTAAATCTCTTCACCTGTCCGGTGTGTCTGGATCTCCTGGAGGATCCTGTAACTATTCCCTGTGGCCGCAGTTtctgtaaggtgtgtattaatggcTGCTGGAATCAGGAGGACGTGAAGGGCGTCTACAGCTGTCCCCAGTGTACAGAGACTTTCTCTTCACGGCCTGTTCTGCGCAGGAACAGCATGCTCGCTGAGAAGTTGAAGCTCCTGAAGGAAGCTGCACCCCAAGCTGTTTCTCCTGCTCACCGTTACGCTggacctggagatgtggagtgtgattcCTGCATTGGGAGAAAACGCAAAGCCGTTAATACCTGTATGGAGTGTCTTGCTTCCTATTGTGAAGATCATCTTAAACCTCACTATCAGGTTCCTGCATTTAAGAAGCACAAGTTAGCTGAACCCTGTGCAGAGCTCCAGGAGAAGATCTGCTCTCAGCACGCCAAACTGATTGAGGTCTACTGTCGTACTGACCAAAGCCTCATCTGTTGCTCGTGCATGATGGATGAACACAAAGGTCATGATATGGTTCAAGCTGAAACAGAAATAACTaaaaaacag AATGAGCTACAGGAGGAGCAGAGGAAAACCGAGAAGAGGATTCAGGAGAAGCAGGagaaggtgcaggagctgaaacagacTGTGGGCACTATTAAA atgCGTTCACAGGCAGCAGTAGATGAGAGTGAGAAGATCTTTACTGAGCTGATCAGCTCCTTGGAGAAAAAGCGCTCGGAGGTGAAGGAGttgatcagagctcaggagaaagCTGAACTGAGTCGCGCTGAACGACTCCTGaagcaactggagcaggagattGCTGATATTACgaggagagtcactgagctggagcagatttcacacacacacgatcacatcCACTTCCTCAAG CGTTTcttgtctctctgtgtttctcctggATCTGAGAACTCACCCAGCTTCACTGTCAatcaacatctctcatttgatggagtgaAGAAATCTCTCTCAGATCTGAAAAAACAACTTGAGGAAATATGTGAGGAGGAATTCACCAAAATCCGTCCACAAg TTTCAGCAGTTCAGGTGATTTTACCCTCACAACCAAAGCGTGGAGAAGATTTTCTGCATT ATTTCTGTAatctgactctggatcccaaCACCGTACATCCGTACCTCATTCTGTCTGAGGAGAACAGAGCGGtgacacacagtaacacaaatcAGCAATACTTCGATGATCCAGAGAGATTTGAATGCTGGTTTCAGGTGTTGTGTAAGGAGAGTGTGAGTGAacgctgttactgggaggtggagtggagcgGTCGTGTGTCCATATCAGTCTCATATAAAGAGATCAGCAGGAAAGGACGGGCTGATGAGTGTGGATTTGGATGCAACAGTCAGTCCTGGAGTCTGGAGtgttcttcttcctctgtctctttccgGCACAACAACATTGAGACTAAGCTCCGAGGTCCAGCGtcctccagaataggagtgtatgtggatcacagtgcaggaactctgtccttctaTAGCATCTCTGACACGATGAggctcctccacagagtccaaaccacattcactcagcctctatacGCTGGGTTCCTGATAGATTGTAAGTCAACTGTGAGGTTCTGTGATTCAAAATTTTGTAAAAGTGTTTAG